The following proteins are encoded in a genomic region of Anaerolineae bacterium:
- a CDS encoding LacI family DNA-binding transcriptional regulator, whose amino-acid sequence MASTLRQRHRTRKGSVSSVEVAQLAGVSQATVSRVFSAATNVSPETRARVLAAARKLGYRPNAIARSLNQQSTRIIGIVLIRFMNPFYARLLQEFTSRLQALGYWTLLLNVQNGAELEEVLPMALQYQVDGIIITSAELSSLLADECARLGTPVVLFNRYSLDTRVHAVCCDNVAGGRMVADALLDAGHARIAYIAGEPGSSTNRDREMGFTERLNERGMSLYARAGGDYTYESGYQAALKLLHLQPLPDAIFCANDLMAMAAIDAARREMNLRVPEDLSIIGFDDIPMAAWPNYQLTTVHQPIDRMVDVTLDVLLDAIGRVTEERIVRFISPSFIVRSSARLGNLLTD is encoded by the coding sequence ATGGCATCCACGTTACGCCAGAGGCACAGAACGCGAAAGGGCTCTGTCTCCTCGGTAGAGGTGGCACAGCTTGCCGGCGTCTCCCAAGCCACAGTGTCCCGCGTCTTCTCCGCCGCCACCAATGTCTCCCCGGAAACACGGGCCCGGGTGCTGGCTGCTGCGAGGAAACTGGGCTACCGCCCGAATGCCATCGCGCGCAGTTTGAACCAACAGTCCACACGCATCATCGGCATCGTCCTCATTCGCTTTATGAATCCCTTCTATGCTCGCCTCCTGCAGGAATTTACGTCCAGGCTCCAGGCGCTGGGGTACTGGACCTTACTGCTGAATGTCCAGAATGGCGCAGAACTCGAAGAAGTACTGCCAATGGCCCTGCAGTATCAGGTAGATGGCATTATTATCACTTCCGCGGAGTTGTCATCCCTGTTGGCGGATGAATGTGCTCGCCTGGGAACGCCGGTGGTGCTGTTCAACCGGTATTCGCTGGATACAAGGGTTCATGCCGTCTGCTGTGACAACGTCGCCGGCGGGCGTATGGTGGCCGATGCCCTGCTCGATGCCGGCCATGCTCGCATCGCATACATTGCCGGCGAACCGGGGAGCTCCACCAACCGGGACCGCGAAATGGGATTCACGGAGCGGCTGAACGAACGGGGCATGAGCCTATATGCGCGTGCCGGCGGCGACTACACCTATGAATCCGGTTACCAAGCGGCACTGAAACTGCTCCACCTTCAGCCTCTCCCAGACGCCATTTTCTGCGCCAATGACCTGATGGCTATGGCGGCGATAGATGCCGCACGCCGCGAGATGAACCTGCGGGTTCCCGAAGACCTCTCCATTATCGGATTCGATGATATCCCCATGGCCGCCTGGCCAAACTACCAGCTCACCACCGTCCACCAGCCCATCGACCGCATGGTCGATGTGACGCTAGATGTGTTGTTGGACGCTATCGGCAGGGTGACCGAAGAGCGTATCGT